The Aeromicrobium senzhongii genome includes a window with the following:
- the yidD gene encoding membrane protein insertion efficiency factor YidD codes for MMRWIVASLLRAYRFAISPMYGQVCRYYPSCSAYALDAVETHGALRGCWLAIRRLGRCHPWAAGGYDPVPSGARERGEACSTS; via the coding sequence ATGATGCGTTGGATCGTGGCGAGTCTGCTGCGGGCCTATCGCTTCGCCATCAGCCCGATGTACGGGCAGGTGTGCCGTTACTACCCGAGCTGTTCGGCATACGCCTTGGATGCGGTCGAGACGCATGGCGCCCTGCGGGGTTGCTGGCTCGCGATCCGTCGCCTCGGCCGGTGCCACCCCTGGGCCGCCGGCGGGTACGATCCCGTGCCGTCCGGCGCCCGTGAACGAGGAGAAGCATGTTCGACTTCCTAG